A DNA window from Niabella yanshanensis contains the following coding sequences:
- a CDS encoding solute:sodium symporter family transporter has translation MFISFFLVLVIAAAVSVYTTRKQSKTSVGHYMGSRSLNFWMVGCSLFLTNMSANQFVGENEFVYTNNMTVMCWGMSSILAMIIVSEFLMPVYLRIGAMTTPDFLGIRFDKQTQRFVSIIFLLSYAINLVPAVLYGCAVAMNGIFQFDTRFGLDYFTTIRLLVTFIGVTGCLYAVLGGLKAITINDIVQGIGMVAGGILITWIGLRFLGDGSLTAGVEKLLGNNREHLNAIGKPGAAIPFGTLFTGMLLINIYYWGMEQYIVQQSLAARNLAESQKGISLACVGKLIAPLLLNVPGLIALQLYPGMENTAQVFPKMITGTLPPLITGLIAAIVFGGALSTFNAGLNSIGTLFTMNLYKPWLEKRKYPVHDATLIKKGRMIQIAITLIAIVFSPYIMFFSGGFYSYLQKVASYFSVPVFTIMLMGLVTRRVPAIAAKAGLFFFVLAYIVTQVVIDTGWHYLHILAVLFVVTSLLMLLIGKLMPREKPFSIETHAKVNLNPWKQRYIYYIILIALMTGMFFLFSPLGIAR, from the coding sequence ATGTTTATCAGCTTTTTCCTGGTATTGGTAATTGCTGCCGCTGTATCAGTATATACTACCCGCAAACAAAGTAAAACTTCCGTTGGGCATTATATGGGTAGCAGGAGTCTTAATTTTTGGATGGTAGGTTGCTCGCTCTTTCTCACTAATATGAGCGCCAACCAGTTTGTAGGCGAAAATGAGTTTGTGTATACCAATAATATGACGGTTATGTGCTGGGGTATGAGTTCGATCCTGGCTATGATCATCGTATCTGAATTTTTAATGCCCGTATACCTCCGTATCGGGGCTATGACCACCCCCGATTTCCTGGGCATTCGTTTCGACAAACAAACCCAGCGCTTCGTATCTATTATTTTTCTTTTAAGCTATGCCATTAATCTCGTGCCTGCTGTTTTATATGGTTGTGCAGTAGCAATGAACGGCATTTTTCAATTTGACACCAGGTTCGGTCTCGATTATTTCACCACGATCCGGTTGCTGGTAACTTTCATTGGGGTTACGGGTTGCCTGTATGCTGTATTAGGCGGATTAAAAGCTATTACCATTAACGACATTGTACAAGGAATAGGAATGGTGGCCGGCGGCATACTTATTACCTGGATCGGCCTGAGGTTTCTGGGCGACGGGAGTTTGACTGCAGGTGTGGAAAAGCTTTTAGGTAATAACCGGGAGCATTTAAATGCAATAGGCAAACCCGGTGCGGCCATACCTTTTGGTACCCTGTTCACCGGTATGCTGCTCATCAACATTTATTACTGGGGCATGGAACAATATATTGTGCAGCAATCGCTGGCGGCGCGTAACCTGGCAGAAAGCCAAAAGGGAATTTCCCTTGCCTGCGTGGGAAAATTAATCGCCCCCCTGCTGTTAAATGTACCGGGACTTATTGCATTGCAACTTTACCCGGGTATGGAGAACACCGCACAGGTATTCCCTAAAATGATAACCGGTACACTACCGCCCCTTATTACAGGCCTTATTGCGGCCATCGTATTTGGTGGAGCTTTAAGCACTTTTAATGCGGGTTTAAACAGCATTGGCACCCTGTTCACCATGAACCTTTACAAACCATGGCTGGAAAAAAGAAAGTATCCCGTTCATGACGCAACGCTTATAAAAAAAGGCAGGATGATACAGATTGCCATTACACTTATAGCGATCGTATTCTCTCCCTATATTATGTTTTTTAGCGGCGGTTTTTACAGTTACCTTCAAAAAGTAGCCAGCTATTTTAGTGTACCTGTATTTACGATTATGCTGATGGGCCTGGTGACACGCAGAGTACCTGCCATCGCCGCCAAAGCAGGCCTGTTCTTCTTCGTTCTTGCTTATATCGTTACCCAGGTAGTTATAGATACCGGTTGGCACTACCTCCATATACTGGCAGTGCTTTTTGTAGTTACCAGCCTGTTGATGTTGTTAATAGGTAAATTGATGCCCAGGGAGAAACCTTTTTCCATAGAAACTCATGCTAAAGTAAATCTCAACCCCTGGAAGCAACGGTATATTTACTATATCATTCTGATTGCCTTAATGACAGGCATGTTCTTCCTCTTCTCCCCTTTGGGTATTGCCCGATAG
- a CDS encoding GntR family transcriptional regulator, producing MQTVYDYIREMENVHGLSKHEQFVQGFLNAVDNKILSKGDMLPSVNNLITELGFARETIAKAYKELISRGIVESKNRIGFFLAKENTRNQLRIALIIFAFDSFQEVFYKTFRNRLGKQTHIDIFFHHNNIDVFESIIDRVRGKYGMYVVAPIPHKKSAAILNTLPKDKFLMIDRHLPLATDVSHVTQEFFQSSYAAFAQLAPAIKNFKKMLYYHRPNSDTPEEILLAFQKFVKDFKVKHAILPEYIPGSIEAGYVYFTINNAELWMMLKDAKHKKLKLGKDLGILSHNDEIVKEIIFDGITTYSTSFEAMAEKAAEFILHRKKIQETVPTILIRRGSL from the coding sequence ATGCAAACGGTATACGACTACATCAGGGAGATGGAGAATGTTCATGGTCTATCCAAACATGAACAATTTGTGCAGGGATTTTTGAACGCTGTGGACAACAAAATACTTTCCAAAGGAGATATGTTGCCTTCTGTTAACAATTTAATTACCGAGCTGGGATTTGCAAGAGAGACGATAGCCAAGGCCTACAAAGAACTGATCAGCCGCGGCATAGTTGAATCCAAAAACAGGATTGGCTTTTTTCTCGCCAAGGAAAATACACGCAACCAGCTCAGAATTGCCTTGATTATTTTTGCCTTTGACAGCTTCCAGGAAGTGTTTTACAAAACCTTCCGAAACCGCCTGGGTAAGCAAACACATATCGATATCTTCTTTCATCACAACAATATAGACGTATTTGAAAGTATTATCGACAGGGTGAGAGGCAAATACGGGATGTATGTGGTAGCTCCTATTCCTCACAAAAAATCGGCGGCTATCCTCAATACTTTACCCAAGGATAAGTTCCTGATGATCGACCGGCATTTGCCGCTGGCTACAGATGTTTCTCATGTTACGCAGGAATTTTTTCAATCATCCTATGCCGCATTTGCCCAGCTGGCTCCGGCTATTAAGAACTTCAAAAAAATGCTTTATTATCACCGGCCGAATTCAGATACGCCGGAGGAAATACTGCTGGCGTTTCAAAAATTTGTAAAGGACTTCAAGGTGAAACATGCGATACTCCCCGAATACATACCCGGTTCTATAGAAGCAGGATATGTATATTTTACGATCAATAATGCTGAGTTATGGATGATGCTAAAAGACGCAAAACATAAAAAACTAAAATTGGGCAAAGACCTCGGTATCCTGTCGCATAACGACGAAATAGTTAAGGAGATCATATTTGATGGCATCACTACTTATTCTACCAGTTTTGAAGCAATGGCAGAAAAGGCTGCCGAATTTATTCTCCACCGTAAAAAAATACAGGAGACGGTGCCCACCATTTTGATCAGAAGGGGCTCCCTCTAA